A portion of the Halobacillus ihumii genome contains these proteins:
- the dapB gene encoding 4-hydroxy-tetrahydrodipicolinate reductase gives MKQINVIVAGPRGKMGQEALRMIAKEDQFQLVACIDRKHEGKNINEIAGLPELDAIIYTDAEVCLSEVNADVLVDLTTPEFGYKHTKLALENGVRPVVGTTGFTAEQLEEVTNLSETRQLGAVIAPNFAVGAVLMMQFSKWAAKHFPDVEIIEKHHDQKLDAPSGTAIKTAELIKEERESHLQGHPDEKETLQSARGADVDGMKIHSVRLPGLVAHQEVIFGGLGQTLTIQHDSLHRESFMSGVKLAATEVMNIDTLVYGLEHLLD, from the coding sequence ATGAAACAGATTAATGTGATTGTAGCTGGTCCAAGAGGAAAAATGGGACAAGAAGCACTTAGAATGATCGCTAAAGAAGACCAATTTCAACTAGTGGCATGCATTGACCGCAAACATGAAGGAAAAAACATCAATGAAATTGCTGGATTGCCAGAATTAGATGCTATAATCTATACAGATGCTGAAGTCTGTCTCAGCGAAGTAAACGCTGATGTGCTGGTTGATTTAACTACTCCTGAATTTGGATATAAACATACGAAGCTGGCCCTTGAAAATGGAGTTCGACCAGTGGTAGGAACCACAGGTTTTACTGCAGAACAACTGGAAGAAGTAACGAATCTGAGTGAAACCAGACAACTCGGAGCCGTTATTGCGCCCAATTTCGCAGTAGGTGCAGTGTTAATGATGCAATTCTCTAAATGGGCCGCTAAACACTTCCCTGACGTTGAAATTATTGAAAAGCACCATGACCAAAAACTTGATGCTCCATCGGGGACTGCAATAAAGACAGCTGAGTTAATTAAAGAAGAACGAGAATCACACTTGCAAGGACATCCTGATGAAAAAGAAACATTACAAAGCGCACGGGGTGCAGATGTGGATGGAATGAAAATACACAGTGTCAGACTCCCAGGCCTTGTAGCCCATCAAGAGGTGATATTTGGCGGGCTTGGACAAACACTGACCATCCAGCATGATTCCCTTCATCGCGAATCTTTTATGTCAGGTGTTAAGTTGGCAGCTACTGAAGTAATGAATATCGATACACTTGTATATGGTCTTGAGCATTTACTCGATTAA
- a CDS encoding nucleotide pyrophosphohydrolase, with amino-acid sequence MKYTTEDIQQRVDQYISQFKEGYFSPLALQARLTEEVGEMAREINHRYGEKKKKSSEGEKALAEEMGDVIFVLTCFANSLDIDLSDAFERSMSKIETRDKNRWTRKDGGNTE; translated from the coding sequence ATGAAGTACACTACAGAAGATATCCAACAGCGCGTAGATCAATACATATCACAATTTAAAGAGGGATACTTCTCCCCATTGGCTTTGCAGGCACGACTAACTGAAGAAGTAGGGGAAATGGCTAGAGAAATCAATCATCGTTATGGCGAAAAGAAAAAGAAGTCATCGGAGGGCGAAAAGGCATTAGCAGAAGAGATGGGTGATGTCATTTTCGTGCTTACATGCTTTGCTAATTCTCTCGATATTGATTTATCTGATGCATTTGAAAGGTCCATGAGCAAAATTGAAACAAGAGATAAAAATCGCTGGACACGAAAGGATGGAGGAAATACAGAATGA
- a CDS encoding YitT family protein: MHIFGLKVKNVLFIIVGAAIFSFGLVHFNIQNELGEGGFTGITLLLLYLFNWDPALMNILLNIPVLIIGWRILGRNTFYYSLIGIVAVSLFIRLSQIYLIEIDLASDLTLASLFAGVFAGIGLGIIFRYGGTTGGVDIIARLIHKYLGWSMGRAMFVFDAIVIFISIITYLNPIKGMYTLVAVFVGARVIDFIQEGAYAARGATIISQKNDQISNKINKEMDRGVTVLQGKGSFTGSNQDVLYCVIGKNEIVRLKTLINTIDPHAFVAVSHVHDVIGEGFTLDENKNPIED; encoded by the coding sequence GTGCATATATTTGGTTTAAAGGTGAAAAATGTTTTGTTTATTATAGTTGGAGCAGCCATATTTTCATTTGGATTGGTCCACTTCAACATTCAAAACGAATTGGGAGAAGGTGGCTTCACCGGAATAACCCTATTACTTCTCTACCTGTTTAATTGGGATCCCGCATTAATGAATATTCTCTTAAACATCCCTGTCCTGATTATCGGTTGGCGTATTCTCGGACGAAATACTTTTTACTACTCGTTAATAGGAATTGTCGCTGTTTCCCTATTTATCCGTTTATCACAAATTTACTTAATTGAAATTGATCTAGCGTCAGACTTAACATTAGCTTCTTTGTTTGCAGGAGTTTTTGCCGGGATTGGCTTGGGCATTATCTTCCGTTATGGCGGAACAACCGGAGGCGTCGACATCATCGCAAGACTCATCCATAAGTATTTAGGCTGGAGTATGGGCCGCGCTATGTTTGTCTTTGATGCCATCGTTATCTTTATCTCTATTATTACATATTTGAATCCTATAAAAGGAATGTACACTCTTGTAGCTGTTTTCGTTGGGGCACGAGTAATCGATTTTATACAAGAAGGAGCTTATGCTGCTAGAGGAGCTACCATTATTTCACAAAAAAACGACCAAATTTCAAACAAGATCAATAAAGAAATGGATCGAGGAGTTACCGTACTACAGGGAAAAGGCTCTTTTACAGGCTCTAACCAGGACGTTCTATACTGTGTAATTGGAAAGAATGAAATCGTACGATTAAAAACACTCATTAACACCATCGATCCTCATGCTTTTGTTGCTGTCAGCCATGTTCATGATGTCATCGGTGAAGGCTTCACTTTAGATGAAAACAAGAACCCGATAGAAGACTGA
- a CDS encoding zinc metallopeptidase, translating into MSFLIYFAILLIVPIWASSRVKSTYKKYSKVPTSSSMTGAEVARKILDDNGLFNVRIEEVKGMLSDHYDPRSKVIRLSSGNYHGRSMAASAVSAHEVGHAIQDAQEYAFLRFRSALVPVASFGSNISIFLIIGGFLLGMSGLALAGIIFFAAAVLFQLITLPVEFDASSRAMGQLVSTGVIRNDEERKTKKVLNAAAMTYVAGALVALAELLRFVFIFVGMNEE; encoded by the coding sequence ATGAGTTTTTTAATCTACTTTGCGATTCTGTTAATTGTACCCATTTGGGCTTCTTCTCGTGTAAAGAGCACATATAAAAAATATTCTAAAGTTCCGACCTCATCATCAATGACAGGTGCTGAGGTAGCTCGAAAAATTCTCGATGACAATGGCTTGTTTAATGTTCGAATTGAGGAAGTAAAAGGAATGTTATCTGATCATTATGATCCGCGTTCTAAAGTAATTCGGCTGTCTTCAGGAAATTACCATGGCCGGTCGATGGCTGCATCAGCTGTTTCTGCCCACGAGGTAGGGCACGCGATTCAGGATGCTCAGGAGTATGCGTTTCTACGGTTCCGAAGCGCATTAGTACCTGTAGCCAGTTTTGGTTCAAACATCTCTATCTTTTTAATCATCGGTGGATTTTTACTCGGTATGAGTGGCCTTGCTTTAGCAGGAATTATCTTCTTTGCAGCGGCCGTTTTGTTCCAGCTGATTACCTTACCAGTAGAATTTGATGCTTCAAGCAGGGCGATGGGGCAGCTGGTATCGACAGGTGTTATCCGAAATGATGAAGAGAGAAAGACTAAGAAGGTTCTCAACGCGGCAGCTATGACATATGTAGCCGGGGCACTAGTTGCTTTAGCTGAATTACTAAGATTTGTATTTATATTCGTTGGGATGAATGAAGAATAG
- a CDS encoding sporulation protein YpjB, with translation MGRALLLCFVVCLSLFVPSFNDSKYIYADHNTWSEFSDQYRHLVEDEKYGLANRMVNNRRTEMEQYINTLSTQHQKTFYELIQPIVKEQKDISDSEVNKFLFYVNTVGSHQPYDSIRNELHSLREQLRQADVPVTDIASRWQALLPTLKLYLEQDEFKPVSQSIEDYTRSETLAAKQEVVNQLDKLLDDKSSLIGFDAFLWTAAIIGTTILITLIYVGTRKYVAEKREKHARDKLNS, from the coding sequence ATGGGACGGGCTCTTCTGCTTTGTTTCGTTGTCTGTTTAAGCCTGTTTGTTCCAAGCTTCAATGACTCGAAGTATATTTACGCTGACCATAATACATGGAGTGAATTTTCGGATCAATACCGTCATTTAGTGGAGGATGAAAAATACGGGCTGGCCAATCGAATGGTGAATAACCGCCGTACAGAAATGGAACAATATATAAATACTTTATCAACACAGCATCAGAAAACGTTTTATGAGCTCATTCAACCGATAGTCAAGGAGCAAAAAGATATAAGTGATTCGGAAGTGAATAAGTTTTTATTCTATGTGAATACAGTAGGAAGTCACCAACCTTATGATTCCATTCGTAATGAATTACACTCCCTGCGAGAGCAATTAAGGCAAGCGGATGTGCCGGTGACGGATATAGCATCTCGTTGGCAGGCACTTCTGCCAACGTTGAAGCTGTATTTAGAACAGGACGAGTTTAAGCCTGTTTCACAGTCCATAGAAGATTACACTAGAAGCGAAACGTTAGCGGCCAAGCAAGAGGTCGTTAATCAATTGGACAAGCTGCTCGATGATAAGTCTTCGCTCATAGGTTTTGACGCCTTTCTATGGACAGCAGCCATTATAGGAACTACAATACTCATTACGCTTATTTATGTGGGGACGAGAAAATATGTCGCAGAGAAACGGGAAAAACATGCTCGTGACAAACTTAATAGTTGA
- a CDS encoding DUF1405 domain-containing protein, which yields MKSIFTYILADRVFVILLFIINLAGTIYGYIWYESQLTVTKPIFLIFVPDSPTASLFFTIFLGFYLFHKNVPYIEALAMITLLKYGIWAVVMNGLTLLEYGSLPWTGYMLIASHGAMAIQGLLYTPFYKIRTRHIIVAAIWTLHNDVIDYVFEQMPIYPSIMEHMNQIGYFTFWLSIFCIGVCYIMTQRNRQIESV from the coding sequence ATGAAATCGATTTTTACATACATCTTAGCCGATCGAGTATTCGTTATCTTATTATTTATTATCAATTTAGCTGGAACCATTTATGGTTACATTTGGTATGAAAGCCAGCTAACAGTTACTAAGCCCATCTTCCTTATCTTTGTTCCCGACAGCCCTACAGCAAGTCTTTTTTTTACTATATTTTTAGGCTTTTACTTGTTTCATAAAAATGTTCCCTATATCGAAGCCCTTGCCATGATTACGTTATTAAAGTACGGGATATGGGCAGTTGTCATGAATGGTTTGACGCTTTTGGAGTATGGCTCGCTCCCCTGGACGGGTTATATGCTAATCGCTTCTCACGGAGCTATGGCTATACAAGGACTGCTTTATACCCCCTTTTATAAAATACGGACGCGACATATTATAGTTGCCGCGATTTGGACATTACACAATGATGTGATTGATTATGTGTTTGAACAAATGCCGATTTATCCTTCTATCATGGAACATATGAATCAAATTGGGTATTTTACATTTTGGTTAAGTATTTTCTGTATTGGGGTTTGTTATATCATGACACAAAGAAATCGACAAATCGAGTCGGTCTAA
- a CDS encoding menaquinol-cytochrome c reductase cytochrome b/c subunit, whose protein sequence is MHRGKGMKFVGDSRIPAEQKANLPKDYSEYPGRTEAFWPNFLLKEWLVGSVFLIGFLILTAAHPSPLEQQADPTNAGYIPLPDWYFLFLYQFLKYQYAGGNFIVIGAIIIPSLAFGALLLAPFLDRGPVRRPSKRPISVGLMMLGFIATFWLTYEAVEHADYAERTEKYAVNVEAVEAEVNTEAPGYAIYEQNCMSCHGDQLQGQGNYPSLLDTAMSVEQIKDIARNGIGEMPAGVFKGSDEELQQLAEFIKAQGTEKKGSGTGDNL, encoded by the coding sequence GTGCATAGGGGAAAAGGGATGAAGTTCGTCGGGGATTCACGAATTCCCGCTGAACAAAAAGCCAATTTACCAAAAGATTACTCAGAATACCCTGGACGTACGGAAGCATTTTGGCCAAACTTCCTTCTAAAAGAATGGTTAGTTGGTTCGGTATTCCTGATTGGGTTTTTAATTTTAACTGCTGCTCACCCATCACCGCTTGAGCAACAGGCTGATCCAACCAATGCTGGTTATATTCCGTTGCCTGACTGGTATTTCTTATTCTTATATCAATTCCTGAAGTATCAATATGCTGGAGGAAACTTTATTGTCATCGGGGCAATTATTATACCTTCACTAGCATTTGGAGCATTGCTGTTAGCTCCATTTCTTGATCGCGGACCGGTTCGTCGGCCATCGAAGCGTCCAATCTCAGTTGGACTTATGATGCTAGGTTTCATTGCAACTTTCTGGTTAACATATGAAGCTGTTGAACATGCCGACTATGCTGAACGCACAGAAAAGTATGCTGTAAATGTAGAAGCTGTAGAGGCAGAGGTCAACACTGAAGCTCCAGGATATGCGATCTATGAACAAAACTGTATGAGTTGTCACGGAGATCAGCTCCAGGGGCAGGGAAACTATCCATCTTTATTAGATACTGCAATGTCAGTTGAACAAATTAAAGACATAGCACGTAATGGTATCGGTGAAATGCCGGCGGGTGTGTTTAAGGGATCTGATGAAGAACTTCAGCAATTAGCTGAATTTATTAAAGCCCAAGGAACCGAGAAAAAGGGTTCTGGAACCGGTGATAATTTATAA
- the qcrB gene encoding menaquinol-cytochrome c reductase cytochrome b subunit, which yields MLQKIYDWVDERVDVTPLWRDIADHEVPEHVNPAHHFSAFVYCFGGLTFFITVIQILSGMFLTMYYVPDIENAWKSVYYLQKEVAYGQIVRGMHHWGASLVIVMLFLHTLRVFFQGAYKKPRELNWVVGVLLFFVMLGLGFTGYLLPWDNKAYFATQVGLEIAAATPFIGDEIRTLLAGDPTIVGAQTLTRFFAIHVFFLPAALFGLMAVHFMLIRKQGISGPL from the coding sequence ATGCTACAAAAGATTTATGACTGGGTCGATGAGCGTGTAGACGTCACTCCGCTTTGGCGTGATATCGCCGACCATGAAGTACCAGAGCATGTCAACCCAGCCCATCATTTCTCTGCATTTGTTTATTGTTTTGGCGGATTGACATTCTTTATTACAGTAATTCAAATTCTATCCGGTATGTTTTTAACCATGTATTATGTACCTGATATCGAAAACGCCTGGAAGTCCGTTTATTATTTACAAAAAGAAGTAGCTTACGGACAAATTGTGCGTGGGATGCACCACTGGGGTGCGAGTCTTGTTATTGTAATGTTATTTCTACATACATTACGGGTATTCTTCCAGGGCGCTTACAAGAAGCCGCGGGAATTGAACTGGGTTGTTGGTGTTTTATTATTCTTTGTTATGCTCGGATTAGGGTTCACTGGCTACCTGCTCCCATGGGATAACAAAGCTTATTTTGCCACACAAGTAGGTCTTGAGATTGCGGCAGCCACACCGTTTATTGGTGATGAAATACGAACGCTGCTTGCCGGAGACCCAACCATTGTTGGGGCACAAACATTAACTCGTTTCTTTGCGATTCACGTATTTTTCTTGCCAGCTGCACTATTCGGATTAATGGCCGTACACTTTATGTTAATCCGTAAGCAAGGTATTTCCGGTCCACTATAA
- a CDS encoding ubiquinol-cytochrome c reductase iron-sulfur subunit, with translation MSDKQRVSRRQFLNYTLTGVGGFMAAGMLAPMVRFAIDPVLTPQAAGEFHSVAPIDELTNEPQRFEWQVEQVDAWYESKVQKTAWVYRNENDEIVALSPICTHLGCTVAWASNQEYPNQFYCPCHGGRYTKDGVNIPGTPPTAPLPVYKTKVKENMLYLGETQSRQGA, from the coding sequence ATGAGCGATAAACAACGAGTATCCCGTCGTCAATTTTTAAACTACACACTGACTGGTGTAGGTGGCTTTATGGCTGCTGGAATGCTTGCGCCAATGGTTCGTTTTGCCATTGATCCGGTATTGACGCCGCAAGCTGCTGGAGAGTTTCATTCTGTAGCACCAATTGATGAACTTACAAATGAGCCACAGCGTTTTGAATGGCAGGTTGAACAAGTGGATGCATGGTATGAGTCAAAAGTACAAAAGACTGCATGGGTGTACAGAAATGAAAATGATGAGATTGTAGCACTCTCACCAATTTGTACGCACTTAGGGTGTACTGTAGCCTGGGCTTCCAATCAGGAATACCCAAACCAATTCTATTGCCCATGTCACGGCGGTCGGTATACAAAAGATGGTGTCAACATTCCGGGAACACCACCTACTGCACCATTACCGGTGTACAAGACCAAAGTCAAAGAAAACATGCTTTATCTCGGAGAAACTCAATCAAGACAGGGGGCGTAA
- a CDS encoding DUF2487 family protein, whose translation MQWTKQDTKQYLPEKQYVDTVLIPLIPFDPASEQKMIQEAFQRELIQIFTNLIEKEYRGRIFLSPEYHYLTNQHEEEITRVNKWIEHFQQQPFEHIFLFTLDPKWKRYESRLIGHLLWIPGKADGDLQSTETQSFVKEQVKQVNELIQAYW comes from the coding sequence ATGCAATGGACAAAGCAGGATACGAAGCAATACCTTCCAGAAAAACAATATGTGGATACGGTGTTAATTCCCTTAATCCCCTTCGATCCAGCATCAGAACAGAAAATGATCCAAGAAGCATTTCAGAGAGAACTCATTCAGATCTTCACGAACTTAATTGAGAAAGAATACCGGGGAAGAATATTCTTATCCCCCGAGTATCATTACTTGACAAACCAGCATGAAGAAGAAATAACTCGTGTCAATAAGTGGATAGAACACTTTCAACAACAGCCTTTTGAACATATCTTTCTGTTCACGTTAGATCCAAAGTGGAAAAGGTATGAAAGTCGTTTAATTGGGCACTTACTATGGATACCAGGTAAAGCAGATGGGGACTTACAATCTACTGAAACTCAATCTTTTGTTAAAGAACAAGTGAAGCAAGTTAATGAATTAATCCAAGCTTATTGGTAA
- a CDS encoding ReoY family proteolytic degradation factor: protein MQTPISVNEKKDFVRWFLNNYQLKKRESVWILNYLINHESLLSYVHFVQEVKLCPRGMEISAQGVQDPPFRFYKGQVMTNDAEKSFHDLRMNQEEPVYIQMNFEDAHKCSMYALVLEDNPYLPKDYYVNDRDKAEADKFLHSSLMTFRKRELEKQIDLALMKGDQTQFIALSNELIEVNKSLKLKS, encoded by the coding sequence ATGCAAACACCTATTTCTGTTAATGAAAAAAAGGACTTTGTTCGTTGGTTTCTGAACAATTACCAATTAAAGAAAAGAGAAAGTGTTTGGATTCTCAATTATTTGATCAATCATGAATCACTGCTTTCTTACGTTCATTTTGTACAAGAAGTAAAACTGTGCCCAAGAGGAATGGAGATTAGCGCTCAAGGGGTACAAGATCCGCCGTTTAGATTTTACAAAGGGCAAGTTATGACCAATGATGCCGAGAAATCATTTCATGACTTGAGAATGAATCAAGAAGAACCAGTTTATATTCAGATGAATTTCGAAGATGCCCATAAATGTTCTATGTATGCCCTCGTGCTAGAAGATAATCCATATTTACCTAAAGATTATTATGTAAACGATCGTGACAAAGCAGAGGCTGATAAATTTCTCCATTCCAGTTTGATGACGTTCAGAAAAAGAGAGCTTGAAAAACAAATTGACCTTGCCTTAATGAAAGGTGACCAAACTCAATTCATTGCGTTAAGTAACGAATTAATCGAAGTTAATAAATCACTTAAATTAAAAAGCTGA
- a CDS encoding tetratricopeptide repeat protein, with translation MEEIQKAIHQMEAKQTEEALHTLQTYLPEADEEERFTIAELYIQWGMLEEAKLILHELIQRYPKEQELKVMMAEIHIDLEEDDEAIEILDQFGPEDEDYLQALIQLADLYQSQGLFEVAEQKLLTAKQVEPNEAVIDFALGELSFSNGEYSKSIPFYENAFHHQPVIADIEVAARLAEAYAATGEFEQALDYFQKVEEDNPDVMFRYGFVAFQAFRNDIAIHVWERLIKEDPYFQSVYPLLAQAYNSEGMPKEALEMVREGLAKDEFNKELYHLAGTLYHKSGEKEEGYRLMREAVALDPGYKEAVLFLIENYKSDEDYEAIIDLINQLITLGEEDPFYLFELAKAYEEVEDYKQALVHYENAYPSLKEDDVFLKSYGYFLVEEGKMNEGRQVLEEYLAVDPTDTEIEDFVSRLKEE, from the coding sequence ATGGAAGAGATTCAAAAAGCTATCCATCAAATGGAAGCCAAGCAAACAGAAGAAGCCCTACACACCTTGCAAACTTATCTGCCTGAAGCAGACGAAGAAGAACGATTCACTATTGCTGAACTGTATATTCAGTGGGGAATGCTTGAAGAAGCCAAATTAATCTTACACGAATTAATCCAGCGCTATCCTAAAGAACAGGAGCTTAAGGTTATGATGGCGGAGATCCATATTGATTTAGAAGAAGACGATGAAGCAATAGAGATTTTAGATCAGTTTGGTCCAGAGGATGAGGATTATTTACAGGCACTTATCCAGCTTGCTGATCTTTATCAATCACAAGGGCTATTTGAAGTTGCTGAACAGAAACTGTTAACAGCAAAGCAAGTAGAACCAAATGAAGCGGTTATTGATTTCGCTTTAGGAGAGCTTTCTTTTTCCAATGGGGAATACAGTAAGAGTATTCCATTTTATGAAAATGCCTTTCATCATCAGCCGGTCATTGCTGATATCGAGGTTGCTGCAAGGCTGGCAGAAGCATACGCAGCTACCGGAGAATTTGAGCAGGCTCTTGATTACTTTCAAAAGGTGGAGGAAGATAACCCGGATGTCATGTTCCGTTATGGATTTGTGGCATTTCAGGCTTTCCGGAATGATATTGCGATCCATGTATGGGAACGTCTTATTAAGGAAGATCCATATTTCCAGTCTGTTTATCCACTATTAGCCCAAGCCTACAATTCGGAGGGAATGCCAAAAGAAGCCCTGGAAATGGTTCGTGAAGGGTTAGCTAAGGATGAGTTTAATAAGGAATTGTACCACTTAGCTGGAACGCTTTATCACAAATCAGGTGAGAAAGAAGAGGGCTACCGTTTGATGAGAGAAGCAGTTGCTCTAGATCCGGGTTATAAAGAAGCAGTGCTTTTCCTAATCGAGAATTATAAAAGTGATGAAGATTATGAGGCCATCATAGACTTAATTAATCAATTAATTACCCTTGGTGAAGAAGATCCGTTCTATTTATTCGAATTGGCTAAAGCGTATGAGGAAGTGGAGGATTATAAGCAGGCACTCGTACATTATGAAAATGCTTATCCCTCACTTAAAGAGGACGATGTTTTCCTTAAATCTTATGGATATTTCTTAGTAGAAGAAGGAAAAATGAATGAAGGACGTCAAGTCTTAGAAGAGTACCTGGCTGTCGATCCAACCGATACCGAAATAGAAGACTTTGTCAGCCGTTTGAAAGAAGAATAA
- the aroA gene encoding 3-phosphoshikimate 1-carboxyvinyltransferase, whose translation MSTVELHPSSKGLHGTLQVPGDKSISHRAVIFSALAEGTSHVYNFLTGEDCLRTVEAFRKLGVRIDQSDDRLTIYGQGINQLKEPTTPIYFGNSGTTARLMSGVLAALPFFTAAYGDESLAKRPMDRVVVPLEQMGAKIYGREEAARLPLAFAGEKLTGSKVNLNVKSAQVKSAVLLAGMLAEGETTVYEKGVTRNHTEMLMPQYGISIASQGQTHTIRGNQQPVAADIHVPGDISSAAFFFVAGLLTKDSEITIKRVGLNSSRDGIVTALKKMGADLTISNQWTVGREPVGDVTVRSSSLQAVTIGGDLIANLIDEIPILALAATQAEGTTVIKDAKELRVKETDRIAAVANNLSALGADVEAMEDGLMIHGPTPLTGGALPSFGDHRIGMMAAVASLITDSKVLIEDKDCINISYPSFFDHLSQVMK comes from the coding sequence ATGAGTACTGTCGAGTTACACCCCTCATCAAAAGGATTGCATGGTACGTTACAAGTCCCTGGAGATAAGTCCATATCTCATCGTGCAGTTATTTTTTCAGCATTGGCTGAAGGGACATCACATGTCTATAATTTTCTAACTGGAGAGGATTGCCTCCGCACGGTCGAGGCTTTTAGAAAACTTGGTGTACGCATTGATCAGTCGGATGATAGACTGACCATTTATGGACAAGGCATTAACCAGTTAAAAGAGCCAACAACACCGATTTATTTTGGAAACTCAGGTACTACGGCCCGTTTAATGAGCGGTGTATTGGCTGCCCTGCCTTTCTTCACGGCAGCTTACGGAGATGAATCACTTGCTAAAAGACCGATGGACCGAGTTGTGGTACCCCTTGAGCAAATGGGCGCAAAAATATACGGACGGGAAGAGGCTGCTCGTCTACCGTTAGCTTTTGCAGGGGAAAAGCTAACAGGGTCAAAGGTGAACCTGAACGTTAAAAGTGCCCAAGTAAAATCTGCTGTGTTATTAGCGGGAATGTTAGCTGAGGGAGAAACCACTGTTTATGAAAAAGGGGTTACGCGAAACCATACAGAAATGCTTATGCCTCAGTATGGAATTTCCATTGCATCACAGGGACAAACCCATACAATACGTGGAAATCAGCAGCCGGTCGCTGCTGACATACATGTCCCTGGAGATATTTCATCGGCCGCTTTCTTTTTCGTCGCTGGTCTATTAACAAAAGACAGTGAGATTACTATTAAAAGGGTAGGATTGAATTCTTCAAGAGATGGAATCGTTACGGCATTAAAAAAGATGGGTGCTGATCTGACCATTTCGAATCAATGGACAGTTGGCCGTGAACCAGTTGGGGATGTTACTGTTCGATCAAGCTCACTTCAAGCGGTTACCATTGGAGGGGATTTAATTGCTAATCTCATTGATGAGATCCCGATTCTAGCCCTAGCTGCTACTCAAGCTGAGGGCACGACTGTAATCAAAGATGCCAAAGAATTAAGGGTGAAAGAGACGGATCGAATCGCAGCTGTGGCGAACAATTTATCAGCTTTAGGCGCTGATGTAGAAGCAATGGAAGATGGATTAATGATTCACGGCCCCACCCCATTGACAGGAGGAGCACTTCCATCGTTTGGAGATCATCGAATTGGTATGATGGCAGCTGTTGCCTCATTGATTACAGACTCAAAAGTATTGATTGAAGACAAGGATTGTATAAACATTTCCTATCCTAGTTTTTTTGATCATTTATCACAGGTTATGAAGTAA